In the genome of Taurinivorans muris, one region contains:
- a CDS encoding glycosyltransferase has translation MHSGKSRIAIACTTYNHEKYIARAIESFLMQQVSEPFEIHICDDASTDNTQAIITAYQKKYPHIIKANLLRKNLWQKGYAISKYVLFPAISAEYVALCEGDDYFTDPLKLQKQVDFLDQHKEYAICFHPVKVIHDNGKKAEIFPDFPDIVQRNSFTLSDLLIKNFIQTNSCMYRWRFNAVDTPQKLIPDAMLPCDHWWHLLHAEKGKIGKLNEIMSVYNRHKNGIWTMNEDNDPTWYFNNAILHINFCLEVEKKYKNVHYSDLKKNLAMNLFIVSLEHQRYEFIAELKKYPELMQYALEMLKKINPDQDMGKLIKFILTKA, from the coding sequence ATGCATAGTGGAAAATCTCGAATAGCTATCGCCTGCACCACATATAACCATGAAAAATACATTGCCCGAGCTATTGAAAGCTTTTTAATGCAGCAAGTCAGCGAACCTTTTGAAATTCATATTTGCGACGACGCATCGACAGACAATACCCAAGCAATTATTACCGCGTATCAAAAAAAATATCCGCATATCATCAAAGCGAATTTACTCAGGAAAAATCTTTGGCAAAAGGGATACGCAATTTCAAAATACGTTTTGTTTCCAGCAATTTCAGCAGAATATGTCGCCCTATGCGAAGGGGATGATTATTTCACAGACCCCTTGAAATTACAAAAGCAAGTTGATTTTTTAGATCAGCACAAAGAGTATGCAATCTGTTTCCATCCGGTGAAAGTTATTCATGATAACGGAAAAAAAGCAGAAATTTTTCCTGATTTTCCAGATATTGTTCAAAGAAATTCTTTCACCCTTTCCGACTTGTTAATAAAAAATTTCATACAAACCAATTCCTGCATGTATCGCTGGCGCTTTAATGCAGTAGATACGCCGCAAAAACTTATTCCTGACGCTATGTTGCCTTGTGATCATTGGTGGCATTTGCTTCATGCGGAAAAAGGAAAAATCGGAAAACTGAATGAAATAATGTCCGTTTACAATAGACATAAAAACGGGATATGGACAATGAATGAAGATAATGACCCGACTTGGTATTTCAATAATGCAATTTTACACATCAACTTTTGCCTTGAAGTTGAAAAAAAATATAAGAATGTTCATTATTCGGATTTGAAAAAAAACTTGGCGATGAATTTATTTATCGTATCATTAGAACATCAACGGTATGAATTCATAGCAGAATTGAAGAAATATCCCGAATTGATGCAATATGCTCTTGAGATGTTAAAAAAAATAAACCCTGATCAAGATATGGGAAAACTCATAAAATTTATTTTAACCAAAGCATAA
- the ettA gene encoding energy-dependent translational throttle protein EttA, which yields MSNEQEKVIYSMHRVTKRHGQKEVLKDITLGYFYGAKIGVLGLNGAGKSSLLKILAGVDKNFEGDIVIAPGYSIGYLEQEPLVDETRTVREVVEEGVKEVIDLVHEFNDINAKFADPMEADEMDALIERQAKVQEKMDAVNAWDIDSRLEMAMDALRCPPSDTPVSVISGGEKRRVALCRLLLQNPDVLLLDEPTNHLDAESVAWLERFLHTFPGTVIAVTHDRYFLDNVAGWILELDRGKGIPWKGNYSSWLEQKEKRLALEERSDKERQKTLARELEWIRMAPKGRHAKSKARINAYEAMVSHESERLAADLEIYIPPGPRLGNTVIQAENISKAMGDKVLMENMNFIIQPGAIVGIIGPNGAGKSTLFKMIAGQERPDKGGMKIGDTVKLAYVDQGRDSLQAGKSVYDIISEGAEFIKLGSRDINARAYCSRFNFNGSDQQKDVSLLSGGERGRLHLAQMLKSGANVLLLDEPTNDLDVNTMRALEDALENFAGCVLVISHDRWFLDRIATHILAFEDEGVVNFFDGNYTEYEEDRRKRLGKGADTPHRMKFRKLTR from the coding sequence ATGAGTAACGAACAGGAAAAAGTCATTTATTCGATGCACCGTGTGACCAAACGTCACGGACAAAAGGAAGTGTTGAAAGATATCACGCTTGGATATTTTTATGGTGCGAAAATCGGCGTTTTAGGTTTAAACGGCGCAGGTAAATCATCGCTTTTAAAAATTTTGGCAGGTGTCGATAAAAATTTTGAAGGGGATATTGTTATCGCTCCCGGATACAGTATCGGCTATCTTGAACAGGAACCTCTTGTCGATGAAACACGGACTGTGCGCGAGGTTGTTGAGGAAGGCGTTAAAGAAGTCATCGATTTGGTCCATGAATTTAATGACATCAATGCCAAGTTCGCCGACCCCATGGAGGCGGACGAGATGGACGCTCTTATTGAACGCCAAGCGAAAGTTCAGGAAAAAATGGACGCCGTGAATGCTTGGGACATTGATTCCCGTCTTGAAATGGCTATGGACGCTTTGCGCTGTCCTCCTTCCGATACGCCGGTTTCCGTTATTTCGGGCGGTGAAAAACGCCGTGTCGCCCTTTGCCGTCTGCTCCTGCAAAATCCTGATGTTTTGCTTCTTGACGAGCCGACCAACCACTTGGACGCGGAATCTGTCGCCTGGCTTGAACGCTTTTTGCATACTTTTCCCGGAACCGTCATCGCCGTTACCCACGACCGTTATTTTTTGGATAATGTCGCAGGCTGGATACTGGAATTGGATAGGGGCAAGGGTATTCCATGGAAAGGAAACTATTCTTCATGGCTTGAACAAAAGGAAAAACGCCTTGCTTTGGAAGAGCGTTCCGACAAAGAAAGACAAAAAACACTTGCCCGTGAGCTTGAATGGATAAGAATGGCTCCCAAAGGCAGACACGCTAAAAGCAAAGCCCGTATCAACGCCTATGAAGCCATGGTCAGCCATGAAAGCGAACGTCTTGCCGCTGATTTGGAAATTTACATTCCGCCGGGACCGCGCCTTGGCAATACCGTCATCCAAGCGGAAAATATCAGCAAAGCCATGGGCGACAAAGTCCTTATGGAAAATATGAATTTCATCATTCAGCCCGGAGCCATTGTCGGTATTATCGGACCGAACGGCGCTGGAAAGTCCACCTTGTTTAAAATGATAGCAGGGCAGGAACGTCCTGATAAAGGCGGCATGAAAATCGGCGATACCGTCAAACTCGCCTATGTCGACCAAGGGCGTGACAGTTTGCAGGCAGGCAAAAGCGTTTATGACATTATCAGCGAAGGTGCGGAATTCATAAAGCTTGGCAGCCGCGACATCAACGCCCGCGCGTACTGTTCCCGTTTCAATTTCAATGGCAGCGACCAGCAAAAAGATGTCAGCCTTTTATCCGGCGGGGAAAGAGGACGCCTGCATTTAGCCCAAATGCTTAAATCCGGGGCGAACGTTCTTCTTCTTGACGAACCGACCAACGATTTGGATGTCAATACCATGCGCGCCTTGGAAGACGCCCTTGAAAACTTTGCGGGCTGTGTGCTTGTTATCAGCCACGATCGTTGGTTTTTGGACCGTATCGCAACCCACATCCTCGCTTTTGAAGATGAGGGCGTTGTCAATTTCTTTGACGGCAATTATACCGAATATGAGGAAGACAGACGCAAACGCTTAGGCAAAGGCGCTGATACTCCTCATCGCATGAAGTTCAGGAAATTGACGCGCTGA
- a CDS encoding amino acid ABC transporter ATP-binding protein — protein sequence MPILEIRDVHKWYGDFHVLNGISETVEKGEVVFICGPSGSGKSTFIRCLNRLEAIQQGSILLEGVDIYDKNLDVNELRSEVGMVFQQFNLYPHLSVLDNITLAPIKVRKLPKHKAVANAMELLERVGILNQAHKYPIQLSGGQQQRVAIARALAMQPKVMLFDEPTSALDPEMVNEVLNVMKDLASDGMTMMCVTHEMAFAKEVADRIIFMDHGVTLEKASPEVFFTNPQHERTKAFLKEIL from the coding sequence ATGCCAATTCTTGAAATTCGTGACGTGCATAAATGGTATGGCGATTTTCATGTATTAAACGGAATCAGTGAAACGGTTGAAAAAGGTGAAGTGGTTTTTATTTGCGGACCTTCCGGTTCCGGCAAAAGCACCTTTATCCGCTGTTTGAACAGATTGGAAGCTATTCAGCAAGGTTCCATTTTGCTTGAGGGCGTCGATATTTATGATAAAAATTTGGATGTGAACGAATTGCGGAGTGAAGTGGGCATGGTTTTCCAACAATTCAACCTGTATCCGCATTTGAGCGTTCTTGACAATATTACGCTTGCGCCGATTAAAGTCCGCAAACTTCCGAAGCATAAGGCTGTCGCCAATGCCATGGAACTTCTCGAGCGTGTCGGAATTTTAAATCAGGCCCATAAATATCCCATTCAATTGTCAGGCGGGCAGCAGCAGCGTGTCGCCATTGCGCGGGCTTTGGCAATGCAGCCCAAGGTTATGCTTTTTGATGAACCTACTTCCGCTCTCGACCCTGAAATGGTGAATGAAGTTTTAAATGTCATGAAGGATTTGGCTTCCGACGGCATGACCATGATGTGCGTAACCCATGAAATGGCATTTGCGAAAGAAGTAGCCGACAGAATTATTTTTATGGACCATGGCGTTACTTTGGAAAAAGCAAGCCCCGAAGTTTTCTTTACCAATCCGCAGCATGAGCGAACGAAAGCGTTCTTAAAAGAAATCTTATAA